The genomic stretch ctcaaatgcaatagaacaagaaataaacagcaacatatgtatttatacattaaaaaaaaaaaagagttcttgAAATATTAtaagagttaccaaaagaaaagtagcacggataatgatattacaaagtaaaaagaaaacaaaaaaggagcAAGACTATTTCAAGGCCTCCTACAGTGGGcgctccaccaggccgctcgggcaacggcctgttcaccaaaagaggagaagtcgaagttgggatcctgcctccacacattgtaaagagcacgatctatagacctGCACTCGGTGGTGATCCTCttcgcctccaaggaagcgttcttctcctgagccgactgtagttcggcCCTAAGGGCCACAACTTCGGTCTCCAgttgagtaaccctctcctgcgacgcagccacAGCGGCCTTGGCCCACTGGAGCTCGCGCTCGAAGCgtctagccttgccctttagTTCCTTGATCTTGGCCTTTGTCTTCTCCCTCTTCGAGAACAAGTTGGCAGACTTAGTCCCggcctttgacaattggaccttggtttcgctaagctcattttcgagctcctggacccgggccgtgaggcagtccctctcagcagtagatgcggagaggacGCTGGACGTGTCAGCATGCCGAAGGGACATGATGTAGATCtgcacaagaaagtcaatggcgtcagcaataagtaacaaaaagaaaaacacatgtacatctatacataatactaatcgacgcaaggtgcaagacctcacccaggccgcggcacgcctcagggtttccccaaggtctggttgggtcacattccctagacctcTCCAGTCGGAGATAGGGAGGTCCGAGGCAATCTGAATGAAATGCTGCGCATAAgatgaggccatcctagtcacccaaggctccgcctcTACGCCAGGAGCATCTAGTTGAACAGGAACGGACAACCCACTCGCTGATGCAGGAGGAGGCCcagggaaggagaaaaactgagaccctggtaCATTGGAAGGGGGCTCCGTGAGGTCGACGAAATCAGCATCCGGTAAGCCAATGTCATGAGGGACTTGAGGGAAGGCGTCAcagccatcaaggccagggggagcgtaacatcccgctgcggcccgcgggtccagagattgaaaagccatgtcctggtcatgggagccatagggagggcatcccccgggggacagggggcgttgatgagatcccccacattcgaggggggcatcctccatctcctcctcggcctcaccatcgtgtagggatggcccagccggcatagccatagccttcttagacccagtGACTGACCACAGAAGCTTAGGGTCGGAGATCGGGGACAGCTGGTAGCGGTTGAGGTTCGCCACAGTAAATAGGACCGtcgccttcttcagggcggagtcTGCACTAATGAGTTTGTTGATGGCCTCCGCCTCCGGCccaatgaccgagggatcagcaaattgccctgcaagatccacgccaatgtcagtacaagcaaaagtgcaaaacagtaagttctaataagaagaagagaaagaccaggatacttactagggctggcgcgaaagccttcacgaaccgagagaggcccctctacccagaaaaagtcttgtttccaaggccttgtgttggacactgagccctctattaaggggagctcgttgttggccttctgcaggtagtagaagcccttggacttgtgcactcCCACGAGGTTATACAGAGAATGCACCtcctgcgccgtcggggcgcgttggaCGTTTCCCTTGAACCAGATGAAAAGgaaacttaaagtcaaccaactgttaggcgacagttgaagaggggccaaatcgaagtagttgagaaccgccacgaaaaatgggtgcaaaggaatggtgccacccgccttcaaaatctgctcactcaaaACCACAAAACCCTTCTCAGGGCGATCGGCCCAGCATGCCTCCTGGGGAGCATATAGGGCGTATTCTGGAGCAATGTGGTCGTTCTTCACGATCTCCTTCAATTTACTAGAAGACACACAGGACACTAGGCTGGATGCCAGTGGAGGGGCGTTGTCCTCTTCCTGGatggacacctgtctgcgtgctttcggcatatctacaaaatcaaaagaaatatgtgaggaagaggcagaacacttaaccctccattttttcttcctagcaagagttttccatcgagggagcgatggcggaagcactaagctaggataaactgagactaggggctggggagaggagctagcagccccatgactgtcatcaggcgaagagggagtgggaggttctggcggaatgtgtccctccataaattctaactcccatcGCAATTCAAAAAGgatcgtcctaagacgcgctatgtGGTCACTAAGAcccaggggtgaaggtcctccatctcctctcgacaccgagtcaatttcgctctccaccacccaaattttacgcctaagttcggccATACACtcgaggtggcggatgcgggcctgccttaaggagtcatagtcctggtgagggttgccctcgggggactctgagtctgaggacaggtcaataaactcagcccttgggggtatgtcggacgggccgtcactggcaatgaaaccacgtcccaatagcaaaaaggggctcacgtataaacgaggggaaggctacaaaacacaaaggaataggcttaatacctctagatgcaaacgccctaaatggcctgctacagggtataaaaaaaacaacaaagaggaggggcgtgcatatggtcaaactcactacaagctcagactaatgtaccccatcccaagtactgctagtttggacccgataaaaaaaataataaataaataaaagggagaaggaaagaaaatatacctcaagcgattaaaaGAACGAAGTTAGGGTCCAAAGAAGGTCggggagcgaaaagcaccaaagcgtcgaaaatgcgcgtctgcaagaattaaccagaaaggtgtgttagtcataaaatatacacaccaagaaattagctcatatgtaaaaaaaaaaatgtgaagtgaaaaaatatataaaacaaatgaaaggaactatggtgaaagtgaggttgtgggggattgaaccccttacctcttgaaaggaataAGGGACTATGCATCACTATGCCAaaggagtaaggtgaaaatattaagccatgcatgagggcctatttataggaatcaaggtgaatagtctacacgagcacctaaaggtactctcctagactgaggggcaagtgttgatgctcataatctcatcaagagaaagtatgaggccgaggcaaggcccttaggCCACCGTCATCTCGGGAAGCCATCGCTCCATCACAACACGAGTCTGGGTTCATTTCTCGTGGAGTTGATGccaagtggcccacgttggcaaggcataggtgccaaggctcagtagcctcgtgAGACCCATCTCGCCCacgcactcggccccacggcctccccccatggcctcggccccatggcctcgccccatgtcctcgcccatggcctcggccccgtggcctcgccaatgcactcggccccacggcctcgccccatggtcacgcccatgccctcggccccatggcctcgccccatggcctcggcccatggcctcggccccatggcctcgcccatggcctcggccccatggcctcgcccatggcctcgccccatggcctcgcccatgcactcggccccacggcctcgccccatggcctcgcccatgcactcggccccacggcctcgccccatggcctcgcccatggcctcaccccatggcctcgcccatggcctcgccccatggcctcgcccatgcactcggccccatggccttgcccatgcactcggccccacggcctcgccccatggcctcggccccacggcctcgccccatggcctcggccccacggcctcgccccatggcctcgcccatggcctcggccccacggcctcgccccatggcctcgcccatggcctcggccccatggccttgccccatggcctcaccccatggcttcgcccatggcctcgcccatgcactcggccccacggcctcgccccatggcctcgcccgtggcctcggccccatggcctcatgcCCATAGTCTCAGCCTCATGGCCTCGCACCCCATGGCCTTGCACCCATGGCCTAGGCcccatggtcccgtgcccatggccttggaggtgagaacaCTCATaaggggcaaggtacacgcatgaatataatgtggaatgtacctacaaacctaaagaagtcagagtacgtatatggtacccctaccagacaagtagtgggagcgccaggagtcagagtcgacaccactaccacctgcaccactacgcctgccaccacgcatcagacatgggtacagacaagtagtggagacatcctcctgacacctgctcctgtacgggatgtacgaccacaacctctgaagccactcccctgacacagtacatatgtaccacttggtcccctggaccactatgtacctaaggccattagagcctactataaaatgaactctaagacaacctgaaagggggttggaaattttactatcgcagaggcttaagtgtgaatgaaggactgaattctccattattgttctatcattgttcttgagttattgttcaaatttttacagttttccgattagtgatcttgatttgataatttttccaactcaacttagttgacgagttctcaccgtgaACAATAGCAAAAACTTGGATGATCATGTCGAGCATTTAAAACTTGTTTTAGATGTTTTAAGAGAAGAAAAGTTGGTTGCTAATCTCAAAAAGTGTACATTCTGTACACATAAGCTTGTGTTTCTTGTTTTTGTTGTTAGTGCCAAGGGAATTGAGGTGGATGAAGAAAAGGTGAGTGCAATTCGAGACTGGCCGAGACCAACAAATGtgggtaatgttagaagtttccATGGGTTGGCTAGTTTTTATCGTAGATTTGTGAAAGATTTCAGTAGCTTAGCTACACCTTTGACTGAAGTTATTAAAAAGAATGTTGGTTTTAAGTGGGGTGATGACCAAGAGAaggcatttaatttaattaaagaaaaattgacTAATGCACCTTTACTTGCTTTACCTAACTTCACTAAAACTTTTAAGATTGAGTGTGATGCTTCAGGAATAGGTATTGGAGCAGTTCTAATGCAGGAGAGTCGTCCTATTGCATACTTTAGTGAAAAATTAAGTGGAGCAGCCTTAAACTGTCCAACTTATGAGAATGAGATGTATGCGTTAGTTCGGGCATTGGAAACTTGGCAACATTACCTTTGGCCAAAAGAGTTTGTGATTCACACTGATCATGAATCTTTAAAGCATTTGAAGTGACAACAAAAGCTAAATAGAAGACATGCCAAGTGGGTTGAGTTCATTGAAACGTTTCCTTATGTCATCAAGTACAAGCAAGGTAAGGAAAACATTGTGGCTGATGCTTTATCTCGAAGGTATGTTTTACTCTCTACCTTAGATGCGGAATTGCTTGGTTTTGAATACATTAAAGATTTGTATGTTGATGATTGTGACTTTTCTAATGTATTCAATGCGTGTGAAAAAGAAGCTTTTGGAAAATTCTTTAGGCATGATGGGTTTTTGTTTAAAGAAAATAAGCTATGTGTGCCTAAAAGTTCATTGCATGACTTGCTCGTTAAAGAATCTCATGGGGGTGGTTTGATGGGGCATTTTAGTGTATCTAAGACATTAGAAATCTTGCATGAACATTTTTTTTGGCCTAATATGAAAAGAGATGTTGAAAGAGTTTGTGAGAAGTGTATTGCATGTAGAAAAGCTAATTCTCAGGTCAAGCCACATGGTTTGTATACTAATTTGCCTATTCCTAGTAAACCTTGGATTGACATATCTATGGACTTTGTTTTAGGTTTACCTAGGTCTAGAAAGGGTAGTGATTCTATATATGTGATTGTAGATAGGTTTTCAAAATTGGCACATTTCATTCCATGTCATAAAACTAATGATGCATCACATATTGCTGATTTGTTTTTCATGGAAACTGTAAGATTGCATGGCATGCCCAAAATCATTGTTTCAGATAGAGATACAAAGTTCTTGAGCTATTTTTGGAAGACTTGTGGGGAAAGCTAGGTACTAAGCTTttgttttctactacttgtcacccaCAAactgattgtaacgccctacttccttagagccgttactaagtgagtttaaaacgtgcatttaactcgctaatcgaggctttaggtcaaaagtgtaattaaatcataaacagagttataaactttgaaagtaattccatttactaaaaatcataTAGTGTTTgaaatttgggatcccaaaataccgtttaaaaatatttacaacatataagtacaacaaAGTCGGCTAgacaacaaaatctaggttttaatacaattaTCTTTCGAAACCACTGGCTATGGCAGccagcaggccaaacatgtacgcgttgcttcacgctctccgtactcatagttggtcgactttccccttgccattacctgcaccacagagcacccattagtcgaagcccagcaagaaaacccttacaagcagaaaacatatgtATAACAAACActcagcatataaacaggccatcaataggataaaaacatacgaccatgccgtcccaagcactttactaggccctgggttcgtggtccacatcgtgaggatatcccaggtatcctttagggtctcgccttgACAACTTTCACTCCACATGCTAAACGCtgcacccggccccttgccgcactcggccttgcactctacgtgcctaacgccgttcccggccttgctGAACATTTATACATTTGCATTCATGGCATAATAATGCAAATACTGaacatgaacaaattcaatcaaaagggctacgccctgcaatacacACAAATAGGACTCTCccctacatacaagctctatgggaacagtggttttcttacctacgTCCCGAGatttccaagcaccgatatctcgagcacagtcccctcaactgagcctcgccgaaatcctagtcacaacatattaaaaatattcatccatcaagttctaatccattaaatagctttgagtTACAATTCTAATATCCGGGACCTATAatcctatcaatccgggtgataaaatccatctcgggCCTTAGcaattaggttcccaagtcaaaaccctCAAGTCACCCTGCACtttgaactagggccgcggcccaaccccacaagcgccgcgactagcctcaaaacagaggctaacacctccctgaaacacacacgggccgcggcgcgcctcgagCACCGtggcctcccaaggcctcgcatgcacacgggccgcgacatgccccttctagggccgcagccctcgcctccaaacccagaaaacaccaTTTTTCCCTGCATATCCTTCGAGCCAACACCTCCAAAATCACCTCTAACCGCACAATTATACTAGAATTCATATTTATGCAATCTAAACATACCAACAACCTCAAGAACCAATTCCCACACCCATCAAACAATCAAAACCTGTCCTAGAATCTAAGCCATGCATACTCTATGGAAACTAGCAGAAATCCAAACTTAATCCTTAtagtttaaagcttacccttgctggattGAATCTTTGAACCAgcttcctaagctccaagcttcaagctcccctaaatcccagctgaattccttagcTTCAAATTATCTTCACCAAATTTTcccttgatatgccttagagaaagaTGAAGAGAGGACATCTtcaagagagggagaaagagtcagtttctaagtttctaaaacttcctaggctttgttttatttaacttaagctttaaggttacctcaaggctcggggtgccaaaaacgtccccgagggaaaaatggtaaatttccccaatattccctcttagacattctaacctcaaatatatctccagatatttatttccattacctgataaccccataatacatctaatacccaaaatacccctcgactcgccctgagttagattctcaaccctgttgtgactttctggctaactgctccctaggactgtctcggatcgtgctacacagatatatatcacaaacatatcacatttataccctcaacgggctaaaatcacagacatcccccaatatccaaacggggcccacatgcatatttaatttaactaaacatgcatctctatcacatattcacatattatatccataattcacctattgccctccaggcacgctaatcaaggccctaagccttattagcaaattttggccGTTACACTGATGGTCAAACTGAAGCGGTTAACAGAACATTATCTACTTTGTTGTGTGCCATACTAcaaaagaacttgaaaacatgGGAAGATTGCTTGCCACATGTAGAGTTTTCATATAATAGGAGTGTATATTGTCCAACTAAGTTTTCACCTTTTGAAATTGTGTATGATTGTAATCAATTGACACCTTTGGATTTAACACCATTGCCTTTGACTGAGCGTGTTAACTTAGATGGAAAAAAGAAAGCTGATTTTGTTAGACAGATTCATGAGAAGGTTCGACAGAACATTGAGAAGAGGACTGAACAATATGCAGCCCAAGCTAATAAAGGGCAAAAGAAAGTTGTATTTGAACCTGGTGATTGGGTTTGGGTGCATATGAGGAAGGAACGATTTTTCTATTCAAAGACAATCTAAACTTCTTCCAAGGGGTGATGGGCCATTTCAATTGTTGGAAaagatcaatgacaatgcctataAGTTAGACCTTCTAGGTGAGTATAATGTGAGTGCAAGTTTTAACGTTTATGAGTTGTCTCCTTTTGATGTAGGTGAAGATTTGATAACAAATCCTTTTCAAGAGGGAGGGAATGATGAGAACAAAGGAGCAACACTAAAAGAGTCATTGAAAGTTCCAATTGGGCCAATTACAAGAGCAAGAAGGTTCAAAGAAGCACTTAATGGGCTAATCCAAGATATATGGGCTGCTTATGGAAAGATAAAGTCATAAATTACTCAAAATGGAGATCAATGCCTAGTTAATGTTATTAAAGCAATTTAAAGGGTTGGTTAACCTCCCAAAACGTGGCATTTCAGTT from Humulus lupulus chromosome 5, drHumLupu1.1, whole genome shotgun sequence encodes the following:
- the LOC133779331 gene encoding uncharacterized protein LOC133779331, with product MKIPSFQGRNDPEAYLEWEKKIELVFDCHNYSELKKVKRRNGERPIETWEELKAIMRRRFIPSHYYKDLFQKLQSLTQGSRSVEDYHKVMEISMIRANVEEDREATMARFLAGLNRDIANVVELQHYVELDDMLHMAIKVERQLKRKGSTKIGQSSGSSSTWNQNWSKKGDKPHSKNNADPKENENRGTHNKGKTNSQTSRNRDVKFFKCLGRGHIASKCPNKRVMILKENGDVETDGESDNESMPPLEDASDVEYPVERELLVARRALKVQVKEDEGLQRENIFHTRCHVNEKVCSMIIDGGICTNVVSTSLVQKLNLPTLKHPKPYKLQWLNDCGEGKVNKQVLVSFSIGKYKDQVLCDVVPTHAGHILLGRPWQFDRHVSHDGYSNRYSFVFNERPITLVPLTPKQVYEDQVKLKKENENTKTREDFDDIFPEQVPNGLPPIRGIEHQIDFIRGASIPNRPAYRSNPEETKELQRQVAKLMEKGHVRESMGPCAVPVLLVPKKDRSWRIAKGIEVDEEKVSAIRDWPRPTNVGNVRSFHGLASFYRRFVKDFSSLATPLTEVIKKNVGFKWGDDQEKAFNLIKEKLTNAPLLALPNFTKTFKIECDASGIGIGAVLMQESRPIAYFSEKLSGAALNCPTYENEIRHAKWVEFIETFPYVIKYKQGKENIVADALSRRYVLLSTLDAELLGFEYIKDLYVDDCDFSNVFNACEKEAFGKFFRHDGFLFKENKLCVPKSSLHDLLVKESHGGGLMGHFSVSKTLEILHEHFFWPNMKRDVERVCEKCIACRKANSQVKPHGLYTNLPIPSKPWIDISMDFVLGLPRSRKGSDSIYVIVDRFSKLAHFIPCHKTNDASHIADLFFMETNLKTWEDCLPHVEFSYNRSVYCPTKFSPFEIVYDCNQLTPLDLTPLPLTERVNLDGKKKADFVRQIHEKVRQNIEKRTEQYAAQANKGQKKVVFEPGEDLITNPFQEGGNDENKGATLKESLKVPIGPITRARRFKEALNGLIQDIWAAYGKIKS